Proteins co-encoded in one Polynucleobacter sp. MWH-UH19D genomic window:
- a CDS encoding alpha/beta fold hydrolase, with the protein MKKVTTALAFSICLGSASVSVLADPPVAPFYESVIKMTPNGKLGQVIKKEQVKTSIQGAQAWRIAYISSDVNDKKTIATGLIVAPTGPGPKEGRPIMSWGHGTTGTAQNCGPSQVLNPAEPLNEYYLVGGNSWTDYGIPSLQEFINEGYVVTATDYQGLGGGGRHQYVVAATNGMDMINAARAAASLKELNAGKKTIVYGWSQGGGAVIAATSLPQYLARQGTAADNLQLIGGVALAPQDVAIVMPGATANEAIAQKSLTNTLGMFTDNVFNFTHMAMGMWGTQAANPQLKMSDLFTDDGVKVLNEVFSNKCMHAGADTLNFNYGANYKSLLKDQPDNSLEWTKAMIKASVNPVPPVAPVVIYWGTKDTTNPPVMGKLYQEQMCKLGGNVNRVQLPGEQSHFTTPGSSKPFYIQWIKDRLAGKPAENNCAIAATLGS; encoded by the coding sequence ATGAAAAAAGTCACTACAGCTTTAGCTTTTAGTATTTGTTTGGGTAGCGCCTCTGTATCTGTCCTCGCAGATCCACCAGTAGCACCTTTTTATGAGTCTGTGATCAAAATGACTCCCAATGGAAAATTGGGTCAAGTCATCAAAAAAGAGCAAGTTAAGACTTCTATTCAAGGAGCTCAAGCATGGCGGATTGCCTATATTTCCTCGGATGTTAATGATAAGAAAACCATTGCAACGGGTTTGATAGTAGCACCGACTGGTCCAGGGCCAAAAGAGGGCAGACCAATCATGTCATGGGGGCATGGCACAACCGGGACAGCTCAAAATTGCGGCCCTTCACAAGTATTAAATCCAGCAGAGCCACTCAATGAGTATTACCTAGTTGGTGGAAATTCTTGGACTGATTACGGCATTCCGAGTTTGCAAGAGTTTATTAATGAAGGTTATGTGGTTACCGCAACAGATTACCAAGGCTTAGGTGGCGGTGGTCGTCATCAATATGTTGTTGCAGCAACCAATGGCATGGATATGATTAATGCAGCAAGAGCAGCTGCCTCTCTGAAAGAGCTAAATGCCGGTAAAAAAACTATCGTATATGGATGGTCTCAGGGTGGTGGCGCTGTCATCGCGGCAACGAGCTTGCCACAGTATCTGGCTAGGCAGGGCACAGCTGCAGATAATTTACAGTTAATCGGTGGGGTCGCTCTAGCGCCACAAGATGTTGCTATCGTGATGCCTGGAGCAACGGCAAATGAAGCCATCGCTCAAAAATCTTTAACAAATACCTTGGGCATGTTTACCGATAATGTCTTTAATTTCACCCACATGGCAATGGGTATGTGGGGTACTCAAGCAGCTAATCCGCAGCTAAAGATGAGCGATTTATTTACCGATGATGGTGTCAAGGTATTAAATGAAGTATTTAGCAATAAGTGCATGCATGCTGGCGCTGATACCTTAAATTTCAATTACGGTGCTAACTACAAATCTTTATTAAAAGATCAGCCAGATAATTCTTTGGAGTGGACAAAGGCGATGATCAAGGCCAGCGTGAACCCAGTTCCCCCTGTGGCACCTGTCGTGATTTATTGGGGCACAAAAGACACTACCAACCCGCCAGTGATGGGTAAGTTATATCAAGAGCAGATGTGTAAATTAGGTGGTAATGTGAATCGGGTGCAGTTACCTGGAGAGCAATCGCACTTCACAACACCAGGTTCATCTAAGCCTTTTTATATTCAGTGGATCAAAGATCGTTTGGCTGGTAAGCCTGCTGAAAATAATTGCGCAATTGCGGCCACATTAGGTAGTTAG
- a CDS encoding superoxide dismutase family protein: protein MNLNKKRLIISLSAVGSLLLVACQSMEQGTGQKASATLDSRSGSQAKGEVTFVWQGHDVLVSGKFSGLKPNAEQGFHVHEKGDCSAPDATSAGGHFNPDTKMHGMPNSGMNHAGDMPNIKSDANGNAVYSAKLHGFAVNSGANGIVGRSVVVHRDPDDYKSQPAGNSGPRIACGLIK from the coding sequence ATGAACCTTAATAAAAAACGATTAATCATTTCACTTTCTGCAGTCGGCTCACTCTTATTAGTAGCCTGTCAATCGATGGAGCAGGGTACTGGTCAAAAGGCAAGTGCGACATTGGATTCTAGGTCTGGATCGCAGGCTAAAGGTGAGGTTACCTTTGTTTGGCAAGGCCATGACGTTCTGGTAAGTGGAAAGTTTTCAGGTTTAAAGCCTAATGCAGAGCAAGGCTTTCATGTGCATGAAAAAGGGGATTGTTCTGCGCCAGATGCAACGAGTGCTGGCGGACACTTTAATCCCGACACTAAGATGCATGGCATGCCTAACAGCGGTATGAATCATGCTGGTGATATGCCGAACATCAAATCGGATGCAAATGGGAATGCGGTTTACTCAGCAAAGTTACATGGATTTGCTGTCAATAGTGGTGCCAATGGCATTGTGGGTCGTTCGGTTGTAGTACATCGCGACCCAGACGACTACAAATCACAGCCAGCGGGAAACTCTGGTCCTCGGATCGCTTGTGGCTTGATTAAGTAA
- a CDS encoding patatin-like phospholipase family protein, with the protein MTQSSRRNFLKTTSAGVVGFAGLADLEAKASSAPSKEIIAQVKALEARKDLASTADWNDHLAYPIPYKNPDAQGKERGLALGGGGMPLIAWYAGYFTALKKQGIDLSSADVMVGTSAGAVMAAMLKAGHLWRLADEIDFFADFPTLLGKMMPAVELNPSQKRAIHLDVTAKDAFPQTIQGIGRAAMASLNLDGVSKYYEVTKKLLTSSEWAQGVFITANDCYTGERIVVSKANNLPINVACAASSSLPGQLGPTFLKDRLCMDGGICQTSTHSDVIAGVKRAIVISLGDGTINEQRQGLRTSTMPNTVNQEVKDLEAGGTKTKHIVVGLPPGISKVENLVDPKWIAPFLKYGNDRGIADAQMMKAFWI; encoded by the coding sequence ATGACTCAATCTTCTCGTCGCAACTTTTTAAAAACTACATCTGCTGGTGTAGTTGGATTTGCTGGCTTGGCTGATTTGGAAGCGAAGGCCTCATCTGCCCCTTCAAAAGAAATCATTGCGCAAGTAAAGGCTTTAGAAGCACGTAAAGACTTAGCTTCAACAGCAGATTGGAATGATCATTTGGCGTATCCAATTCCCTACAAAAATCCTGATGCCCAAGGTAAAGAGCGGGGCTTAGCCCTTGGTGGTGGCGGCATGCCTTTGATTGCTTGGTATGCAGGGTATTTCACAGCATTAAAAAAGCAGGGCATTGATTTAAGTAGTGCTGATGTCATGGTTGGCACTTCAGCGGGCGCGGTCATGGCGGCAATGCTAAAAGCAGGTCATTTATGGCGCCTAGCTGACGAGATTGATTTTTTTGCAGACTTTCCGACCTTGCTTGGCAAGATGATGCCTGCTGTTGAACTTAACCCATCACAAAAAAGAGCGATTCATTTAGATGTAACTGCTAAAGATGCTTTCCCCCAAACTATTCAAGGGATAGGTCGAGCAGCGATGGCATCTTTAAATTTGGATGGAGTTTCCAAGTATTACGAAGTCACTAAAAAGTTGCTGACCTCTAGTGAATGGGCGCAGGGTGTATTTATAACGGCAAACGATTGCTATACAGGAGAGCGAATCGTTGTCTCAAAGGCAAATAATCTCCCCATTAATGTTGCATGCGCCGCTAGCTCCTCGCTTCCTGGTCAATTGGGCCCAACCTTTTTAAAAGATCGACTCTGTATGGATGGGGGAATATGTCAAACCAGCACGCACAGTGATGTCATTGCTGGTGTGAAGCGAGCCATCGTGATTTCCTTGGGTGATGGCACGATTAATGAGCAACGACAAGGCCTGCGCACCTCAACGATGCCCAATACCGTGAATCAAGAAGTCAAAGATCTAGAGGCGGGTGGCACCAAAACAAAACACATTGTGGTGGGCTTGCCACCTGGCATTTCTAAAGTTGAAAATCTAGTTGACCCCAAATGGATAGCGCCGTTTCTAAAATACGGCAACGATAGAGGTATCGCTGATGCTCAGATGATGAAGGCATTCTGGATCTAA
- a CDS encoding alpha/beta hydrolase → MNYCFFGVRGLIGLTFAVLVSLLSLSSPAQAQFKPDVKYALVNDIKLAYYTRGQGEPLMMINGFISSMSLWDPALLEALSKNNTLILFDNRGVGLSSDTKQNNTTIPQMADDAAGLAKALGYKKVNILGWSMGARIGQQLLIRHPELVSKAILCAANPGGIYQIPASKDVEAKLNDPNVPEMDKVTLVFTNNDAGKKAAQEVLGRLKTAVAAGTVPNDFAVSKETTIRQDRARTTLWKSNLDNYKELKNIKVPVLLADGMYDVVDMPKNSQIIANQIPFSWLAYFDGGHAFLFQQYKRFADTVNAFLM, encoded by the coding sequence ATGAATTATTGCTTTTTTGGTGTTCGAGGTCTTATAGGATTAACCTTTGCTGTACTCGTATCCTTACTCAGTCTTAGTAGCCCCGCTCAAGCCCAATTTAAACCTGATGTTAAATATGCTCTGGTTAATGATATCAAGTTAGCGTATTACACTCGTGGCCAGGGTGAGCCATTAATGATGATTAATGGATTTATTTCTAGCATGTCATTGTGGGATCCAGCCTTACTCGAAGCCCTTTCAAAGAACAACACATTAATCCTATTTGATAATCGTGGCGTTGGTCTTTCCTCGGATACCAAACAAAACAACACAACGATTCCTCAAATGGCTGATGATGCCGCTGGTCTGGCAAAAGCACTGGGGTATAAAAAAGTAAATATCCTTGGATGGTCAATGGGCGCTCGCATTGGACAACAGCTATTAATTCGTCATCCCGAGCTAGTGAGTAAGGCAATTCTTTGCGCTGCCAACCCCGGGGGTATTTATCAGATTCCAGCATCAAAAGATGTTGAGGCTAAATTAAACGATCCAAATGTCCCCGAGATGGATAAAGTTACGCTCGTTTTTACAAATAACGATGCCGGTAAAAAAGCTGCTCAGGAAGTTTTAGGTCGTTTAAAGACGGCTGTTGCAGCAGGCACTGTTCCAAATGACTTTGCGGTTTCTAAAGAAACAACTATTCGTCAGGATAGGGCGCGAACTACTCTGTGGAAGAGCAATCTAGATAATTACAAAGAGCTAAAAAATATCAAGGTGCCAGTGCTCCTCGCGGACGGTATGTACGACGTTGTGGATATGCCAAAGAATTCACAAATCATTGCAAATCAAATTCCATTTTCTTGGCTGGCATATTTTGATGGCGGTCATGCATTCCTATTTCAACAGTACAAACGTTTTGCAGATACCGTTAATGCATTTTTAATGTAA
- a CDS encoding VWA domain-containing protein, with translation MINGKALEVVLNTRKQVLASNSGESLAVLLRLRAPLQEADALARRAQIAVSLVIDRSGSMNGGKLDEAKRCALDLLSRLKDGDWVSVVIYDDQVEVLLETMSVRMAKTLLPLRLDEIQPRNMTNLHGGWLKGAETLAPRAGRGMVSRVILLSDGQANRGLLERESIYQQVRDLASAGVTTTTVGIGFDFNEELMTGIATAGQGNSWYGQRAEDLAESFDAELGFLTNLVWQDVRVQLDSPLLPRMGQIKVRNDYVQNTVGQYCLPAIAQGSEVWMAISLSMSEVIHLQDNGSPLRCVIFVRDQDGIEHEFTVSLPQMRVVSLVDYQMAQEDELVARRFNEVEAADIQREARLFVRDRNWSAVERLMAKLEERARENPWLAETVSYLRKLLERRDHEAMEKELMYSSDKLKNRIAELDDVMMFCADAEAVKPAFLRKKAVQGRNTDSQK, from the coding sequence ATGATTAACGGAAAAGCCCTAGAAGTCGTTTTAAATACCCGTAAACAAGTATTGGCTAGTAATTCAGGCGAAAGCTTGGCTGTCTTGCTACGCCTACGTGCCCCACTGCAGGAGGCAGATGCATTGGCACGCAGAGCTCAAATTGCAGTCTCTCTAGTGATTGATCGCTCAGGCTCCATGAATGGCGGCAAGCTAGATGAAGCAAAACGATGTGCTCTAGATTTGTTATCTCGCCTTAAGGATGGCGATTGGGTCTCTGTCGTGATTTATGACGATCAGGTAGAAGTCTTGCTTGAGACTATGTCAGTTCGAATGGCCAAAACACTATTGCCTCTCCGCTTGGACGAGATACAACCACGCAATATGACCAATTTGCATGGTGGTTGGCTTAAAGGTGCTGAAACTCTTGCCCCAAGAGCAGGGCGCGGGATGGTGAGCCGAGTGATCTTATTATCTGACGGCCAAGCCAATCGAGGTTTGCTAGAAAGAGAATCGATCTACCAACAGGTTAGAGATTTGGCTAGCGCTGGAGTCACCACAACCACAGTAGGCATTGGTTTTGATTTCAATGAAGAGCTCATGACAGGTATTGCTACTGCTGGTCAAGGTAATAGCTGGTATGGCCAACGCGCAGAAGACCTTGCTGAATCATTTGATGCTGAACTTGGCTTCTTAACAAACCTGGTTTGGCAAGATGTACGGGTGCAACTCGACTCACCACTATTGCCTCGTATGGGACAGATCAAAGTTCGCAATGACTATGTTCAAAATACTGTAGGACAGTATTGTTTACCTGCGATTGCTCAAGGCTCAGAAGTATGGATGGCGATATCGCTATCGATGTCTGAAGTCATTCATTTGCAAGATAACGGCTCTCCACTACGTTGTGTCATTTTTGTAAGAGACCAAGACGGCATTGAGCATGAGTTCACTGTCAGTTTGCCTCAAATGCGAGTGGTATCTCTAGTGGATTACCAGATGGCGCAAGAAGATGAGTTAGTAGCAAGGCGCTTTAATGAAGTAGAGGCCGCAGATATTCAGAGAGAAGCCCGCTTGTTTGTAAGGGATCGTAATTGGTCTGCAGTAGAACGCTTGATGGCTAAGCTTGAAGAGCGTGCGCGTGAGAACCCATGGCTAGCAGAAACAGTTAGCTACTTACGTAAGTTGCTAGAGAGACGTGATCACGAAGCAATGGAAAAAGAGCTGATGTATTCCTCAGATAAGCTAAAGAATCGCATTGCTGAATTAGATGATGTGATGATGTTCTGCGCGGATGCTGAAGCAGTCAAACCGGCGTTCTTACGCAAGAAGGCAGTGCAAGGTCGCAATACAGACTCACAAAAGTAA
- a CDS encoding histidine phosphatase family protein produces the protein MSAKFVHFEYTEALSKAQNMKYLNLITPLLVGLLCTLLTLPAKASLKSELHDGQHVLLMRHADAPGFGDPAGYQLHDCSSQRNLGDKGKKQAALIGEWLSNQGIQSAKVISSPWCRCLDTARLLNKGPVIKSDALGSFFDDMNLAKRRTQELEKLISSQLRDNPNKPLILVTHHVNIEAFTGKVVNVGDMVLVKVDQNGKFISQQIFPSPSY, from the coding sequence ATGTCTGCAAAATTTGTGCATTTTGAATACACTGAAGCTCTTAGCAAGGCTCAAAACATGAAATATCTCAATCTAATTACCCCTTTACTGGTAGGCCTTTTATGCACCCTGCTTACCCTCCCTGCGAAGGCAAGCCTAAAAAGTGAGCTTCATGATGGCCAGCATGTTTTGCTCATGCGCCATGCAGATGCCCCTGGTTTCGGGGATCCTGCAGGCTACCAACTTCATGACTGCTCAAGCCAAAGAAATCTGGGTGATAAAGGAAAAAAACAGGCGGCATTAATCGGTGAATGGCTCAGCAATCAAGGCATACAGTCTGCAAAAGTGATTAGCAGCCCTTGGTGTAGATGCTTAGATACTGCAAGGCTCTTAAATAAGGGTCCTGTTATCAAGTCAGATGCACTAGGCTCTTTTTTTGATGACATGAATCTTGCAAAGCGGCGAACCCAAGAATTAGAAAAATTGATTAGCAGTCAACTTCGTGACAACCCTAATAAACCGCTGATTTTAGTAACGCATCATGTCAATATTGAAGCCTTCACAGGCAAAGTCGTCAATGTGGGTGACATGGTCTTAGTTAAGGTTGATCAGAATGGCAAATTTATTTCGCAACAGATTTTTCCAAGTCCAAGTTACTAA
- a CDS encoding transglycosylase SLT domain-containing protein, which produces MNISLFFPFSTHFSTNRDIRLKSLFLLLTAFLCLSANAKESNNANPQRYLSYQQALNAGKIRMAVPYDPTIYLNSKNKSTGLSVPIAQYFGKWLSNKYQRPISVELVPMPEGKLIDPLDSGEADIAMGYLGGYSRKLKSDKYISLQHAEHQKQVLVSSSHARPINSAEDLSGKVVCLGRQTRSAALKQLNAELAHKGLPPVIIYQDRLALDDEEMLQMVNDGLIEYVLAVKWRTELWKPYIPDARISPNIEFDIKGNIGWAIRSADKTLQSDILDFSRSAFNDEALIQFGKNDFSSRKNALKDPKAKEAWSRFIAMRPIFEKYGQQYGLNPLFLASFGFQETMLNQSLISPTGAIGVMQLMTATGEAMNVGDIHNLDPNIHAGAKYLSQLATQYYKKEDFNKNNLALFAIASYNMGPANINKARKEAQIRGFDPNQWFLNVEIVAAELFGIEPLDYVRNVYKYYLTYQLSLNPKVDISEDQLDHLDK; this is translated from the coding sequence ATGAATATTTCTCTATTTTTTCCTTTTTCAACCCACTTTTCTACTAATAGAGATATTCGCCTAAAGTCACTATTTTTATTACTTACTGCATTCTTATGCCTATCTGCCAACGCAAAAGAATCAAATAATGCAAACCCACAAAGATACTTAAGCTATCAGCAAGCCCTTAATGCTGGAAAGATTCGGATGGCGGTTCCTTATGACCCCACCATCTACCTTAACTCTAAAAATAAATCTACAGGCCTATCAGTCCCAATTGCACAATACTTTGGTAAATGGCTATCAAATAAGTACCAAAGACCTATAAGTGTTGAACTAGTTCCCATGCCAGAAGGCAAGTTGATTGACCCATTAGATTCAGGCGAGGCAGATATCGCCATGGGTTATTTAGGGGGCTATTCTAGAAAACTAAAGTCAGATAAGTACATTTCGCTTCAACACGCAGAGCATCAAAAGCAAGTACTGGTTTCCTCCTCGCATGCACGGCCGATTAACTCAGCCGAGGACCTATCAGGAAAAGTGGTCTGTCTTGGTAGGCAAACTCGCAGTGCAGCACTTAAGCAGCTTAACGCAGAACTCGCTCATAAAGGCCTACCCCCGGTCATTATCTATCAGGATCGTTTGGCGCTTGATGACGAAGAGATGCTGCAAATGGTAAATGATGGATTGATTGAATATGTGCTTGCCGTTAAATGGCGCACAGAACTTTGGAAGCCGTACATTCCTGACGCAAGAATTAGTCCAAACATCGAATTTGATATTAAGGGCAATATTGGTTGGGCAATACGCAGCGCAGATAAAACATTGCAAAGTGATATTCTGGATTTTTCAAGAAGCGCTTTTAATGATGAGGCACTGATACAGTTTGGCAAAAATGACTTTAGCTCAAGAAAAAATGCGCTAAAAGACCCTAAAGCAAAAGAGGCGTGGAGTCGCTTTATTGCCATGCGGCCAATCTTTGAAAAGTATGGTCAACAATACGGCTTGAACCCCCTTTTTTTGGCATCATTCGGCTTTCAAGAAACAATGCTAAATCAAAGCCTAATCAGTCCTACCGGAGCTATTGGCGTCATGCAATTAATGACAGCTACTGGAGAGGCAATGAATGTTGGTGATATACATAATTTAGATCCAAACATTCATGCTGGGGCAAAATATCTTAGCCAACTTGCCACGCAGTACTATAAAAAAGAAGATTTCAATAAAAATAATTTAGCATTGTTTGCCATTGCATCCTACAACATGGGTCCTGCAAACATTAACAAAGCAAGGAAAGAAGCTCAAATACGCGGCTTTGATCCTAATCAGTGGTTTTTAAATGTAGAAATAGTTGCCGCAGAGTTATTCGGAATCGAGCCTTTAGACTATGTACGAAATGTCTATAAATATTACTTAACCTATCAGCTAAGCCTCAATCCTAAAGTAGATATTTCTGAAGACCAACTTGATCACCTCGATAAATAG